Part of the Planctomycetia bacterium genome is shown below.
CAACTTGTTGCGCCGCAACCAGGCGAGGGTCTCGGCGCTGGTGGCGGTGGCGGTGGGCACCGAGAAGATGGTCCCGAGGCTCGCGCGGATCGTGTTCGGATTGAACAGATCGGTCCCGCCATCAGCGATCACCAGCGCGGAGACGCCCGCCGCATCGGCGCTGCGCAGCACCGCGCCGACATTGCCCGGCTTTTCCACGCCTTCCAAGACCGCGATAAGAGGGGAAGCAGGCAACGACAACTTCTCCAACGAAGGCGTCCAACTCGCAACGACGGCGACGATGCCGTCCTCGCGCTCGCCGTAGCTGAGCTTTTCGAACACCGCTGGCGTTACTTCATACAGCGCACCGCCGCATTGCCGCAGGAGCTGCAGCGCCGTCTGGGCTTCCGGGCCCTCCGCGAGCGCCGGGCATATGAACGTTTCCTCGGGACGCACGCCGGCCTCTAGCGCGCGCCGCAGTTCCCGGGCTCCATGGATCGAGAACCGCCCTTGTTGCCGGCGCGCGCGGCGATCGTGCAGCTTCGCCGCCAGTTTGACACGCGGGTTTTGCAGGCTGGTGATGAGTTCCATCGGGGACATGCAGAGTCAGGGAGAATCAATTCCGCATACCAGCCCCTGCTGGCGCTACGGGCTAGTGTTGGCGGGGGTAAGCG
Proteins encoded:
- a CDS encoding RNA methyltransferase, giving the protein MSPMELITSLQNPRVKLAAKLHDRRARRQQGRFSIHGARELRRALEAGVRPEETFICPALAEGPEAQTALQLLRQCGGALYEVTPAVFEKLSYGEREDGIVAVVASWTPSLEKLSLPASPLIAVLEGVEKPGNVGAVLRSADAAGVSALVIADGGTDLFNPNTIRASLGTIFSVPTATATSAETLAWLRRNKLHIYAARVDGAQDYTTVAFSQPSAIVLGSEAAGLSDAWLAEDVIPIRLPMRGRADSLNVSATAAVLFYEALRQRNL